The proteins below come from a single Carassius carassius chromosome 11, fCarCar2.1, whole genome shotgun sequence genomic window:
- the LOC132152913 gene encoding protein mono-ADP-ribosyltransferase PARP14-like: MATDEFPFALYVEGKWDPHTPKLKNKLIIYFQSKKSDGGDCEVEYAGGQTATVRFKSKEVRQRVLKKQTHELKIGQKTLKITVNLPPSEAVPQESTSSASIITAGEPQNKDKKDEKVESLEETEEDTTPKSAVIENIQKSGREFLTMLVENVLKGSSAESDDFSIEIIPESNCAVVAFSKSKYAEHFFVSSPSNGIFKKKNMEVRLLEITSKVKAEGLPPNSNSDLIMLYFDKFAEVDDDGVTFETDQSAIITFKNPEDVQKVLKEQHQLKKQPFKVLPYYETLQTALYGKDRPTLRLPEAFIEKIDITVWHHLKENRKSLDIVTQDMSSHFCEMDFQTSAVKVSPSPSLLNNGLKTRKLLQTWRENALSLFSSLMSKFKSTEFCIQKDAWTEIQHEIQNAIVGEAVTLVPYVDEGTITVAGLKEDMNRIEGILTETVERITQRIQREKGSETGEISMTPSIHNLVLPDGLEQEICDKFPELNITYHVHSQKLTFYGLKHEVLETKNNILQTVLNLIHKPIELHQSVLDFLLTKDVEEMTNNLFFNKGINVALEADGKRVSLVGKTDNALSVGEKQMQTDLGHLSFSVEDPSVLGRSDWHDLVSHIKNTVTDVTVQTTVNQVVISGFVDSINDVEKVLYNFVQENSHFEKTLKSHKTVVTFIKDHKKHDWFGEVKGNVNVDFKGEEIVISGSRLHVSKCVLLFEDLLRSVNHCTMKIVKPGAKKFFKEKELMCVTCAKTNMNCLVELLDKYDHPHGTVQSLIIKPVYHYKTHEGMDITVHKADMCLFQVDAVVCGCKDNLLLDGGLLKALSDAAGPKFKIDCDQIVKRRKLTIGDAVLLDAGGQLRCKHVILAIGPHYNSSRPQESEKLLKKIVKKSLNLADQESFQSLAIPAISSGAFGFPLDFCAETIVKAIKEFCDFVEWDNTLKKIHLVDNNDKTVQALEAAVKKVYGVSALTHSVASGSSSSCQLQNQKQASSSPSQHQTATLFQGASQSFQTKEGLTITLMKGNIEDTTMDIVVNTLSSDLNLSVGAISNALLKAAGPQLQVLLNQQVTGSANIGDVFETAGANLKNKLVFHAVVPHWNQGQGNDQKVLEDIMDKCLNLAEQRQQGSILFSAIGTGNLGFPKPLVVCTMLDSALKFSSKRSSKHVKEVVVVLHPKDTQTIQVFTDEFSKRFSGQSASASNPTQPQSTGPFSKVITKSGIHETTVRGVTLQVLNGDITLEKTDVIVNSSNKEFTLKAGVSKAILDKAGPNVEAECQQLGTQTNSGLIMTQAGNLQCKKIIHISAQNNAAVIQKQIKKALEMCAKEKLTSIAFPAIGTGQGGLSPGQVADSMLDGILDMIRKTPQSTLKLIRLVVFQAQMLPEFHKSMQNQETGPAKQEQSTWSKIKAYAANVKSFFTGSWEKEIKQHGGKDFVIEGVQVDPVFFSICGPSQADVDKTKRFLEDMINQEQVFESITDTAILTLSEKDQQRIQDLQSTIDVTIRLEYKANKGSEETPGKATLIIQGLSRDVLKVIHEIQDMLKAAKEEETLQKEIEYTNELVDWQYEQGGQYKNFDQRTNFELEKALGRQAVDIRISFQGQTYRVTLPEGPAVCTTGGNQMKVRRIDKLKATEDIPQHWDAMAHNELCKKFNLQPTSPEYKEVTGLFQASCPKNNVLKIERIQNPGMWRNYQNNKRVMEKKNGHQNNEKRLFHGTSELTINHIEKSGFNRSYAGKNATVYGKGTYFALNASYSSSNTYSVPNAQGHKHMYLCRVLTGDYTPGNSTMIVPPAKNANCDPYDTVVDNPTTPTIFVVFRDDNAYPEYLITFT, translated from the exons ATGGCTACTGATGAGTTCCCATTCGCTCTCTATGTGGAGGGCAAGTGGGACCCCCACACTCCCAAACTAAAAAACAAACTTATAATCTATTTCCAAAGTAAGAAATCCGACGGAGGCGACTGTGAGGTGGAGTACGCTGGAGGACAGACAGCAACTGTTCGATTCAAATCAAAGGAAG TGAGACAGCGGGTTCTAAAAAAACAAACGCATGAGCTAAAGATTGgtcaaaaaacactgaaaatcacCGTGAATCTTCCGCCATCAGAGGCTGTTCCTCAG GAATCAACCTCTTCGGCCAGCATTATCACAGCGG GTGAACCAcagaacaaagacaaaaaagatgAAAAGGTTGAGTCACTTGAGGAAACAGAAGAAGATACAACGCCTAAATCAGCTGTAattgaaaacatccaaaagagtGGTCGAGAGTTTCTGACAATGCtggtggaaaatgtgctgaaaggGTCTTCTGCTGagtcagatgacttcagcattgAAATAATACCAGAAAGTAACTGTGCTGTGGTGGCATTTTCCAAAAGCAAGT ATGCAGAACATTTCTTTGTATCCTCTCCAAGCAATGGAATTTTTAAGAAGAAAAACATGGAAGTCAGATTGCTTGAAATTACTTCAAAGGTGAAAGCTGAAGGCCTACCTCCAAACTCAAACTCTGACTTAATCATGCTGTATTTTGACAAATTTGCAGAAGTAGATGATGACGGGGTAACATTTGAAACAGATCAGTCAGcaataataacttttaaaaatCCTGAAG ATGTGCAAAAAGTCCTCAAAGAGCAACATCAGCTTAAAAAACAGCCTTTCAAAGTACTTCCATACTATGAAACTCTACAAACAGCTCTATATGGAAAAGACAGACCCACCCTGAGACTTCCAGAGGCATTTATTGAGAAGATTGATATAACTGTATGGCATCACTTAAAGGAAAACAGGAAATCTCTGGATATAGTCACGCAAGATATGTCCAGTCATTTTTGTGAGATGGATTTTCAGACCTCAGCAGTGAAGGTCAGTCCTTCTCCATCCCTACTTAACAACGGTTTGAAGACAAGAAAACTCCTTCAGACATGGAGAGAAAATGCCCTCtctctgttttcatcattgatgtcTAAGTTTAAATCCACTGAGTTCTGCATTCAGAAGGATGCGTGGACAGAGATACAACACGAAATCCAAAATGCAATAGTGGGAGAGGCTGTCACACTGGTTCCCTATGTGGATGAAGGAACAATAACTGTAGCCGGCCTGAAAGAAGATATGAACAGGATTGAGGGAATTCTGACAGAAACCGTTGAGAGAATCACCCAAAGAATCCAAAGGGAGAAGGGCAGTGAGACGGGTGAAATTAGTATGACTCCATCCATTCACAATCTTGTTCTCCCTGATGGTTTGGAGCAGGAAATTTGTGACAAATTTCCAGAATTGAACATCACATACCATGTGCACAGCCAAAAGTTAACTTTCTATGGTCTAAAACATGAGGTGCTGGAAACAAAGAATAATATACTGCAGACTGTTCTTAATTTGATCCATAAACCAATTGAGCTCCACCAGTCTGTTTTagattttctgctcaccaaggatgtAGAGGAAATGACCAACAATTTGTTTTTTAACAAAGGAATCAATGTGGCATTAGAAGCTGATGGAAAGAGGGTTTCGCTTGTTGGGAAAACAGACAATGCCTTGAGTGTTGGTGAGAAGCAAATGCAGACAGATCTGGGTCATCTGAGCTTCAGTGTAGAAGATCCCAGTGTTCTAGGAAGATCCGACTGGCATGACCTAGTCTCTCACATAAAAAACACTGTCACAGATGTCACAGTACAGACAACTGTAAACCAGGTGGTGATTTCTGGCTTTGTGGATTCCATTAACGATGTTGAAAAAGTGTTATATAACTTTGTTCAAGAAAACTCTCACTTTGAGAAAACTCTGAAGTCTCACAAGACTGTTGTCACATTCATAAAGGATCATAAAAAGCATGATTGGTTTGGAGAGGTGAAAGGTAATGTGAACGTGGACTTCAAAGGTGAAGAAATTGTGATCAGTGGCTCAAGGCTTCATGTCTCTAAATGTGTGCTTCTGTTTGAGGACTTGCTAAGATCTGTGAATCATTGCACCATGAAAATAGTTAAACCAGGTGCAAAGAAGTTTTTCAAAGAGAAAGAGTTAATGTGTGTTACATGTGCCAAGACAAATATGAATTGTTTGGTTGAGTTATTAGATAAGTATGACCATCCACATGGCACAGTTCAATCACTGATAATAAAACCTGTGTATCATTATAAAACACATGAAGGAATGGATATTACAGTACATAAAGCTGACATGTGCTTGTTTCAAGTGGATGCAGTGGTCTGTGGATGCAAAGATAACCTACTACTGGATGGAGGTTTATTAAAGGCCCTCTCAGATGCTGCTGGTCCTAAATTTAAGATTGACTGTGACCAGATTGTCAAAAGACGGAAGCTGACAATAGGTGATGCTGTTCTCCTCGATGCTGGAGGGCAGCTACGGTGTAAGCATGTCATTTTAGCAATAGGACCACATTATAACTCTTCCAGACCTCAGGAGTCAGAAAAGCTCctgaaaaaaattgtgaaaaagagTCTGAATTTGGCAGATCAAGAAAGCTTCCAGTCTTTGGCAATCCCAGCCATTAGCTCTGGTGCATTTGGTTTCCCACTGGACTTTTGTGCAGAAACCATTGTGAAAGCTATAAAAGAGTTCTGTGATTTTGTTGAATGGGACAATACACTGAAGAAGATTCACCTAGTTGACAATAatgataaaacagttcaagctTTAGAAGCAGCAGTGAAGAAGGTTTATGGGGTCAGTGCACTTACACACAGCGTGGCATCTGGAAGCAGTTCAAGCTGCCAGCTGCAAAACCAAAAGCAGGCAAGCTCTTCTCCAAGCCAACACCAGACTGCCACACTCTTTCAAGGAGCATCACAAAGTTTTCAGACAAAAGAAGGTTTAACCATCACCCTTATGAAAGGAAACATTGAGGACACAACA ATGGACATAGTTGTGAATACTCTCAGCAGTGACCTTAATCTCAGCGTGGGAGCTATTTCAAATGCCCTTCTCAAAGCAGCTGGTCCTCAGCTTCAGGTTCTGCTCAATCAGCAAGTCACAGGCTCTGCGAATATTGGAGATGTCTTTGAAACAGCAGGTGCAAACCTGAAGAACAAACTGGTGTTCCATGCTGTTGTACCACACTGGAATCAGGGGCAAGGAAATGATCAGAAG GTGCTGGAGGATATCATGGATAAGTGTTTAAATCTGGCAGAGCAACGTCAGCAGGGCTCCATTTTATTTTCTGCCATTGGCACAGGAAACTTGGGATTTCCAAAGCCACTGGTGGTCTGCACTATGCTGGACTCAGCCCTCAAGTTTAGCAGTAAAAGAAGTTCAAAGCATGTGAAGGAAGTGGTAGTTGTTCTTCACCCCAAAGACACACAAACCATTCAG GTATTCACAGATGAGTTTAGCAAAAGGTTTTCGGGCCAGTCTGCCTCAGCAAGTAACCCCACACAGCCACAGAGCACAG GCCCCTTCTCAAAGGTCATAACAAAATCTGGGATTCATGAGACTACTGTGAGAGGAGTAACACTTCAGGTCCTGAATGGTGATATTACTTTAGAGAAAACTGATGTCATTGTGAATTCCAGCAATAAAGAGTTTACACTTAAAGCAG GTGTCTCAAAGGCCATTTTGGATAAGGCTGGTCCAAACGTAGAAGCTGAATGCCAGCAACTCG GGACCCAGACTAACAGTGGACTCATAATGACTCAAGCAGGAAATTTACAGTGTAAAAAGATCATCCACATTTCAGCACAAAACAATGCTGCTGTGATCCAAAAACAGATTAAAAAGGCACTGGAAATGTGTGCCAAGGAAAAGTTAACCTCCATTGCATTCCCAGCTATTGGTACAG GACAAGGAGGGTTGTCTCCGGGTCAAGTTGCAGACTCCATGTTGGATGGTATCCTGGACATGATAAGAAAAACTCCTCAGTCCACTCTCAAGCTGATCAGACTGGTTGTGTTCCAGGCCCAGATGCTCCCTGAATTCCACAAAAGCATGCAGAATCAAGAAACTGGACCTGCCAAACAAGAGCAGAGTACCTGGTCAAAAATCAAAG CATATGCTGCTAATGTTAAATCCTTCTTCACTGGATCATGggagaaagaaataaaacaacaTGGTGGCAAAGACTTTGTCATTGAAGGTGTGCAAGTAGATCCAGTATTTTTTTCTATCTGTGGACCGTCACAAGCAGATGTGGACAAAACAAAGCGTTTCTTAGAGGACATGATCAATCAGGAACAAGTGTTCGAGTCCATCACAGACACAGCGATACTTACCTTATCAGAGAAAGACCAACAGAGAATCCAGGACCTGCAAAGCACTATAGATGTGACTATAAGGCTGGAATACAAAGCGAATAAAGGTTCAGAAGAAACCCCAGGAAAGGCCACACTTATAATACAAGGTCTCAGCCGAGATGTTCTAAAAGTCATTCATGAAATCCAAGACATGCTCAAAGCAGCCAAAGAGGAAGAAACACTACAAAAAGAAATTGAATATACAAATGAGCTTGTTGATTGGCAGTATGAACAAGGTGGGCAATATAAGAATTTTGATCAGCGTACAAATTTTGAGTTGGAAAAGGCTCTTGGTAGACAAGCTGTAGACATCAGAATTTCCTTCCAAGGCCAAACTTACCGAGTCACACTGCCTGAGGGTCCCGCAGTGTGCACCACTGGTGGAAACCAGATGAAAGTCAGACGCATTGACAAACTGAAAG CTACTGAAGATATTCCACAGCACTGGGATGCAATGGCGCATAATGAGTTGTGCAAAAAGTTTAATTTGCAACCAACCAGCCCAGAATATAAAGAAGTAACTGGGCTCTTCCAAGCATCTTGTCCTAAAAACAATGTCTTGAAG atTGAACGAATCCAGAATCCTGGCATGTGGAGGAACTACCAGAATAACAAAAGAGTCATGGAAAAAAAGAACGGCCATCAAAATAATGAGAAAAGACTCTTTCATGGAACTAGTGAGCTGACTATCAATCACATCGAAAAGAGTGGCTTTAATCGCAGCTATGCAGGAAAAAATG CTACAGTATATGGAAAAGGCACTTACTTTGCACTCAATGCAAGCTACTCTTCATCTAACACATACTCAGTGCCTAATGCTCAGGGACATAAACACATGTACCTCTGCAGAGTCCTTACGGGTGATTATACTCCAGGAAATTCAACAATGATTGTGCCACCAGCCAAAAATGCCAACTGTGACCCATACGACACGGTTGTGGACAACCCTACTACACCGACCATTTTTGTAGTATTCAGAGATGATAATGCGTATCCTGAATATTTAATCACTTTCACTTAG
- the LOC132152435 gene encoding fas apoptotic inhibitory molecule 1-like — MSGDLVAVWDVALSDGVHRIEFEHGTTTGKRVIYIDGKEVIKRDWMFKLVGKETFHVGDTNTKATINIDAVSGFAYEYTLEINGQSLKKYMENRSKVTSTWLLNLDGIDCRVVLEKDTMDIWCNGQKMETAGEFVDEGTETHFSLGDHDCCIKAMSSGKRQDGIIHTLLVDGMEISESEGSV, encoded by the exons ATGTCAGGAGATCTTGTAGCTGTGTGGGACGTGGCTTTGAGTGATGGTGTGCACAGGATTGAATTTGAACATGGCACAACCACAGGCAAGCGGGTCATTTACATTGATGGAAAG GAAGTCATTAAGAGAGATTGGATGTTCAAACTGGTTGGAAAAGAGACTTTTCATGTGGGTGATACAAATACAAAAGCCACTATTAACATAGATGCAGTGAGTGGCTTTGCATACGAGTACACTCTCGAGATTAACGGACAGAGCCTGAAGAAGTATATGGAGAATCGCTCCAAAGTTACCAGCACATGGCTCCTCAACCTTGATGGCATCGACTGCAGAGTGGTTCTGG AGAAAGATACCATGGATATATGGTGTAATGGGCAGAAAATGGAAACAGCT GGTGAGTTTGTTGATGAAGGCACAGAGACGCATTTCTCTCTGGGCGACCATGACTGCTGCATTAAGGCTATGAGCAGCGGCAAGAGACAAGATGGCATCATTCACACGCTGCTGGTGGATGGCATGGAAATCTCAGAGTCAGAGGGatctgtgtga
- the LOC132152910 gene encoding protein mono-ADP-ribosyltransferase PARP9-like isoform X1 → MGNKEQDFMSLLTGQAAILGKCKTAFCHAVKEKFNCTAIFHNVEEAGSFGRNTSGDWSAEMRYSKKLSSRVEVSVWKDDLTRHKVEAVVNAANEKLSHGGGLAQALSECGGPMIQKWSDDIIQQFGRVKTGEAVLTPAGKLPCRHIIHAVGPKLSQNPTHKQVAQATPLLKNTVISILQIVVSQNITSVAIPALSSGLFNFPRNCCADIIVDTIKQFHEKGRFQGKNVEIHLVNNDEPTVQEMERATRMILYPTSTSASYSGAVKGQNQTMTSSSCSSLQFRNITLCLKKGSIEDEKVDVIVNTIASNCDLTQGLISQAILKKAGSKIQDEINSKNTILNMTRVYVTKGYNLDCSAVFHTVCKYRSESKAEQTLYSVVWDCLKKAASDYKSISFPAIGTGNLGFKKWEVAKIMTEAVEEFAKQNTKKKLDVNFVVFTKDNEMMEAFGKEMKKRKGEAMSPEVRNDMTSFGSAAKETMANEMPTVELISGNSSEALIEAKSWAFEMLGPSDNMVIKNNHVIYLDQRDHKNLLSLQTKFHVHIKEFFRNGNGGITITGNPSDVSCAAIEVESMLCKAQEEFAQAEERDILYSVVRWSCKDVPWIQTPEFSAVLEKAYLARMENYVFNNHKVNLISMILVDDYGISSNVERTCLLAPVKSFNNSFYSREPVIRNNFVEKDTRNAIGACGLCIRKVEKLENTPLQQLFKMNMQRVKDNPKRLYQRVSAQFCDLICRVGFQKEFAPPEEQKYGCGIYFSSTVDGALKLWKEQEHEQFIYIIQAQVLTGTHTIGSPQMILPPPLSADPLDRFDSLSDMGQTHIIFSSQQALPEYLIICARSTNV, encoded by the exons ATGGGTAACAAAGAACAGGATTTCATGTCACTGCTTACAGGACAGGCAGCCATTCTAGGAAAGTGTAAAACTGCCTTTTGCCATGCTGTTAAAGAGAAATTTAATTGCACAGCTATTTTTCACAATGTGGAAGAGGCTGGTTCCTTTGGTAGAAACACAAGTGGTGACTGGAGTGCTGAGATGAGGTACTCCAAAAAGCTGTCCAGCAGAGTTGAAGTATCAGTCTGGAAAGATGATCTTACACGTCATAAAGTGGAGGCTGTTGTCAATGCAGCTAATGAGAAGCTAAGTCATGGTGGAGGTCTTGCACAAGCCCTGAGTGAGTGTGGGGGACCAATGATCCAGAAATGGAGTGATGATATTATACAGCAATTTGGAAGAGTAAAAACAGGTGAAGCTGTACTCACTCCTGCTGGAAAACTCCCATGTAGACATATTATACATGCTGTGGGTCCTAAATTGTCTCAAAATCCAACCCACAAACAGGTTGCTCAAGCTACACCCTTGTTAAAAAATACTGTCATTAGTATCCTACAAATAGTTGTAAGTCAAAACATTACCTCTGTTGCGATTCCTGCTCTAAGTTCTGGCCTTTTCAATTTTCCGAGAAATTGCTGTGCAGACATTATTGTTGATACTATAAAACAGTTCCATGAAAAGGGAAGGTTTCAAGGCAAGAATGTAGAAATCCATCTGGTCAATAATGATGAACCCACAGTCCAAGAAATGGAGAGAGCCACTAGGATGATTTTATATCCAACCAGCACCTCTGCTTCATACAGTGGGGCTGTGAAAGGCCAAAACCAGACCATGACTTCCTCTTCATGCAGCAGTTTGCAGTTTAGGAACATAACACTGTGCCTTAAAAAAGGGTCTATTGAAGACGAAAAG GTTGACGTTATTGTAAATACCATAGCATCAAACTGTGATTTGACCCAGGGGTTGATTTCACAAGCAATTCTGAAAAAAGCTGGCAGCAAGATTCAAGATGAGATTAACAGTAAAAACACTATCCTAAACATGACAAGAGTCTATGTGACAAAAGGATATAATCTGGATTGCTCAGCGGTTTTTCATACTGTATGCAAGTATCGGTCTGAGTCTAAGGCTGAACAG ACTCTTTACAGTGTGGTATGGGATTGTCTGAAGAAAGCTGCTTCAGATTACAAGTCCATATCTTTCCCAGCTATTGGTACTGGTAATCTGGGCTTTAAGAAATGGGAGGTTGCCAAAATTATGACCGAGGCTGTGGAAGAATTTGCAAAACAGAACACAAAGAAGAAACTAGATGTAAATTTTGTTGTGTTTACAAAGGACAATGAAATGATGGAG GCTTTCGGAAAAGAGATGAAAAAGAGGAAAGGAGAGGCAATGTCCCCAGAAGTACGCAATGACATGACaa GCTTTGGTTCTGCAGCCAAAGAAACAATGGCAAATGAAATGCCCACTGTTGAGTTAATCTCCGGGAACTCCAGCGAAGCTCTGATAGAAGCAAAATCATGGGCATTTGAAATGCTAGGCCCATCAGATAACATGGTAATAAAGAATAACCATGTCATATATCTTGACCAAAGAGACCATAAAAACCTCCTCTCACTCCAAACAAAGTTTCATGTTCACATCAAGGAGTTCTTCAGGAATGGTAATGGTGGAATAACCATCACTGGAAACCCTTCAGATGTCAGTTGTGCAGCAATTGAGGTGGAGTCCATGCTTTGTAAGGCCCAGGAGGAATTCGCCCAAGCTGAAGAACGTGACATTCTGTATTCTGTGGTTCGCTGGAGCTGTAAAGATGTTCCTTGGATACAAACACCTGAATTCAGCGCAGTTTTGGAGAAAGCTTATCTAGCACGGATGGAAAACTATGTGTTCAATAACCACAAAGTCAACTTGATATCCATGATTTTGGTTGATGACTATGGTATAAGCAGCAATGTGGAAAGGACAT GCCTGTTGGCTCCTGTCAAGTCCTTTAACAATTCATTTTATTCAAGAGAACCTGTGATCAGGAATAATTTTGTTGAAAAAGATACAAGGAATGCAATCGGTGCTTGTGGGCTCTGTATTAGAAAG GTGGAGAAGCTAGAGAACACTCCGCTACAGCAGCTGTTCAAAATGAACATGCAGAGAGTGAAAGACAACCCGAAGCGCCTCTACCAGCGTGTGTCAGCTCAGTTCTGTGATCTCATCTGCAGAGTAGGCTTTCAGAAAGAGTTTGCCCCTCCTGAAG AGCAAAAGTATGGCTGTGGAATATACTTCAGCAGTACAGTGGATGGAGCCCTGAAGCTGTGGAAGGAGCAGGAACATGAGCAGTTCATCTATATCATTCAGGCCCAGGTCCTCACTGGGACACATACGATTGGTTCTCCACAAATGATTTTGCCCCCTCCCTTAAGTGCAGACCCTTTGGATCGTTTTGATAGCTTGTCTGACATGGGACAGACACATATAATCTTCAGCAGTCAACAAGCTCTACCTGAATACCTGATCATATGTGCCAGATCAACCAATGTGTAG
- the LOC132152910 gene encoding protein mono-ADP-ribosyltransferase PARP9-like isoform X2 has translation MTRVYVTKGYNLDCSAVFHTVCKYRSESKAEQTLYSVVWDCLKKAASDYKSISFPAIGTGNLGFKKWEVAKIMTEAVEEFAKQNTKKKLDVNFVVFTKDNEMMEAFGKEMKKRKGEAMSPEVRNDMTSFGSAAKETMANEMPTVELISGNSSEALIEAKSWAFEMLGPSDNMVIKNNHVIYLDQRDHKNLLSLQTKFHVHIKEFFRNGNGGITITGNPSDVSCAAIEVESMLCKAQEEFAQAEERDILYSVVRWSCKDVPWIQTPEFSAVLEKAYLARMENYVFNNHKVNLISMILVDDYGISSNVERTCLLAPVKSFNNSFYSREPVIRNNFVEKDTRNAIGACGLCIRKVEKLENTPLQQLFKMNMQRVKDNPKRLYQRVSAQFCDLICRVGFQKEFAPPEEQKYGCGIYFSSTVDGALKLWKEQEHEQFIYIIQAQVLTGTHTIGSPQMILPPPLSADPLDRFDSLSDMGQTHIIFSSQQALPEYLIICARSTNV, from the exons ATGACAAGAGTCTATGTGACAAAAGGATATAATCTGGATTGCTCAGCGGTTTTTCATACTGTATGCAAGTATCGGTCTGAGTCTAAGGCTGAACAG ACTCTTTACAGTGTGGTATGGGATTGTCTGAAGAAAGCTGCTTCAGATTACAAGTCCATATCTTTCCCAGCTATTGGTACTGGTAATCTGGGCTTTAAGAAATGGGAGGTTGCCAAAATTATGACCGAGGCTGTGGAAGAATTTGCAAAACAGAACACAAAGAAGAAACTAGATGTAAATTTTGTTGTGTTTACAAAGGACAATGAAATGATGGAG GCTTTCGGAAAAGAGATGAAAAAGAGGAAAGGAGAGGCAATGTCCCCAGAAGTACGCAATGACATGACaa GCTTTGGTTCTGCAGCCAAAGAAACAATGGCAAATGAAATGCCCACTGTTGAGTTAATCTCCGGGAACTCCAGCGAAGCTCTGATAGAAGCAAAATCATGGGCATTTGAAATGCTAGGCCCATCAGATAACATGGTAATAAAGAATAACCATGTCATATATCTTGACCAAAGAGACCATAAAAACCTCCTCTCACTCCAAACAAAGTTTCATGTTCACATCAAGGAGTTCTTCAGGAATGGTAATGGTGGAATAACCATCACTGGAAACCCTTCAGATGTCAGTTGTGCAGCAATTGAGGTGGAGTCCATGCTTTGTAAGGCCCAGGAGGAATTCGCCCAAGCTGAAGAACGTGACATTCTGTATTCTGTGGTTCGCTGGAGCTGTAAAGATGTTCCTTGGATACAAACACCTGAATTCAGCGCAGTTTTGGAGAAAGCTTATCTAGCACGGATGGAAAACTATGTGTTCAATAACCACAAAGTCAACTTGATATCCATGATTTTGGTTGATGACTATGGTATAAGCAGCAATGTGGAAAGGACAT GCCTGTTGGCTCCTGTCAAGTCCTTTAACAATTCATTTTATTCAAGAGAACCTGTGATCAGGAATAATTTTGTTGAAAAAGATACAAGGAATGCAATCGGTGCTTGTGGGCTCTGTATTAGAAAG GTGGAGAAGCTAGAGAACACTCCGCTACAGCAGCTGTTCAAAATGAACATGCAGAGAGTGAAAGACAACCCGAAGCGCCTCTACCAGCGTGTGTCAGCTCAGTTCTGTGATCTCATCTGCAGAGTAGGCTTTCAGAAAGAGTTTGCCCCTCCTGAAG AGCAAAAGTATGGCTGTGGAATATACTTCAGCAGTACAGTGGATGGAGCCCTGAAGCTGTGGAAGGAGCAGGAACATGAGCAGTTCATCTATATCATTCAGGCCCAGGTCCTCACTGGGACACATACGATTGGTTCTCCACAAATGATTTTGCCCCCTCCCTTAAGTGCAGACCCTTTGGATCGTTTTGATAGCTTGTCTGACATGGGACAGACACATATAATCTTCAGCAGTCAACAAGCTCTACCTGAATACCTGATCATATGTGCCAGATCAACCAATGTGTAG